GATCCAACCTGGCCCATAGGTAGGGCTGTCCTAGGAGTTCCCAAAGACAAAACCAGCACTTTATTGAGGTGACCATATCCTGCAGAGTACTGAAACCAGCTACATAGCAGGCAAGATAGGAATTCCTATTTGCCACTAGAGAAATTTTATAAGCAAAGCCATCCACTCTAAATTCAAAGTACACTGTGAATTTCCAAATCTATTTTAGCTTCTATGTACAGTCCTGCCTAGTGTAATACAGAGTTTACTTACAACTGCAGGTGAAGgcatgagccccactgagtcaATGAACCACAGTCCTCTCATTTCCTCCCAACCTCTCTACTTCTATAAATATTCCCCAAGGAAATTAGACACTCTATTATACATGACCCAGTCTGCAAGGAAGACTTACTAATAGGAAGTTTAAAAACTGGAATAGTTCCTGGATGTTGATATTCACTTAAATCATACTTCACATATTTTAGAGAGTAAATGCCAAAACAACTTCAGAAACACGTTCCAAGTCTATGGTAACTATTACTTTGTGGTGAACATGCTTAATGACGCTTGAGTTCACAACAGCTGTAAATAAATCATacaaaaaaggggaaaactAAGTAAAACAAGTTCTAGTCAGCATGAGAAATCTGCAAATGGATCTTCCTTATTACCTTTATATGTTGTTACATAACAGCAGGTTCCATCCACCTTTTCAGTAGGAACTGCATTGTGTACATCTGCCTCTAATGCCTTTCCAGTTATAGTGTCAGTTGCCAAAACTTTAAATGGCTGCAAAGAAGACAAATGGCTATGTTACTGCCTTGCTCTCATAGGGATTCCTGCTCCTTTTTCAGCTGGCCTCTATAAATCCAGTTCTTTAGGTATTACACATTATAGGGCTGATTTCTAATAATTTCTTCAAAACTTGATAGTTTGCAAAGTACTCTAAGACAGAATAACTAGGGCAATCTGTTTGTAAAGTCTCTCCCTCTTTCCCATTTTTGATTATTATTTAAAGATGATTTTGCTTTCCCCTTTAAACAGGGCATATAAACTACAAGGGTTGCACTTCAACACAGCAACATTTTGAGATCCACATTCCTGCACTAAGGTTGCAATAGAAATTCCTCCTGACTAGCTCTTTCCAGGCTTTCAGTTTGGAGATGAAAGTCAATAACACCATGATAGTGCAATACACAGAGCAGGTGTGCTTTTGCAAGGTAGCAAAAGCATCCTGGTATTAAACACTTAGCATCAGCAATGTCAGTTAAACACTTGCTTTGAAAGAGCAAAGAAATACATGACCTGTGGGTCTTAAAAAAACAGCCAACTAGTACAAATTTCTAGGACTTCTGCACAGCTTCTCTAAGAGTTTCACTGCAAACATGCAATCAGTGATGTTTGgattcaaatatttttctctatAATTATCATACCTCTTCTATCATACCCCTCTTCTCTCCCCAGTCAACTTTGTCTTTTAATCTGGAATCTCTCTGCTAGCAAAACACAAAGCAAGTCCTTGTCTTGCAGAAGTCTTGAAATAGAATGTGGAATTCATAAAATGAGATCTTGTGTGACATAACATGAATGTTTCATATTATAAGATGTGTAACCATAACAAATAGCGTATATCAAGATTACATTAAAAATTTCAGGGTAGTGATAAAACATTCCCATTGGTTTCACCACCAGTACCACCCCCTTTTTCCCCACCAGTCATAACTCTTGTTTTATTCTTGCCTGAACtttaaaaacacaacaaaaacaaatcaaagcaacaacaaaaaactattaaaaaacccaagccAAAATCAGCCAAACAAAAATAGCACATGCCAGTTCCAGATCTATTACCCTGTTAGGTTTTTCTGTGAGGATAATCACCAGTGTAGGAAGGTACCCTCATATTACCATTACTGAGATGGTTTAACTCTAAGTCGAACAATTATGTTACTGTAGTTTTGGCAACCATTTTAGCTCTTTCATCCAGAAGCGAATCACCAAGGGGAGAAGATCACCCGCAGTTGCATTCCATCTCTCTACACAGCTGCCACTAAAACCAGGGAACACAAGCTGGAGGTCTGCAGCTAGACAGGTGAGTGTGCCGCCCTAGTCTACCCACATCTCACAGCCTCACTTTTCCTCCTACGAGGCTCACAGGCGGCAGTGGCAGGCCGGTTTCCCACAGCCTCCCCGTGCGGCCATGCTGGGGTGGCCTTCACTTagaaaaagcaaacacagcATCAGGGTGAACACCTGTATGCGCTTGCCAGGAAAAGCgtggggctgagctggcacGGCTCTCAGACGGGCTTTCCTCTCTGCACTTCAGCGGGAAACCCCTACACAAGCCTGTCCCGTGAGGTTCCCTTAACTCTGCAGCCGACCTTCTGGCTACTCGGCCGTGGCTGGGGGCTCCGGCACGGTCCGTGCTGTTGCGAGCCGCGGCCCAGCGGTTTCCCCTGCGCTCGGACACGgcccagccccacctgcctGCCCCCCGTCCTCCCGTCCCGGTGCTGCCACAGCCACCTGTCGCTCCCGCTTGGCCGAGGGCTCGTCCTTCACCTCGGTGACGAACAGACACGGCACCTTGCGCTGCACCGCTCCCCGCCGCCTCATGGCCCCGGCCGGccgcccgcgcccgccgccgccgtgcctgcgcccgcccgcccgcgctgCCCTACGGGAAATGGAGTccggcgcggccgccgccgggggcgctgctgctgctgctgcgcggggcggggccgcctcCCGTTCAACATCGGGCCCAGCAGCGCCCGACTCCGCTCGCCCGGCCTGGCACGGCCCGGGGCAGCTGCGCTTTCTCCAGCACCGGCTCCTGCGAGAGTAGACACCTATGGACTCCTGGGTCTATAGGTTCTGCCAGGAAGTTACTCCAGCGCGGACTTCTCATGGGCTCACAGCCCCCCCACCCACCTGCCCTGGCGTGGGGCCCTGCGCAGGCTGCGGGTCCATGTCTGCCGCACCGTggatctccatgggctgcaggggcacagctgcctcgcCATGGCCTTCACCACGGGCTGCAGGAGACACTCTCTGCTCGGCATCTGGAGCACCTTCTCCCCCTTCTTCTTCCCTGACCTTGGTGGCCGAGGGTTCTTTCTCCCACACATATTCTCACTCCTCCCTCTGACTGTTGTTGCCCAGCTGTGGTGTCTTTGTGGTATCAGGGATTTGTTTTTAAGACCACAGTTGCACCAGCAAGAAGTTGGGTATTATTTAAGCTTCGCTAAattgtttttttccacttcaCATTAAAAAAGTACCAGAATGGGTGACTCTTTGAAACGACATGATATTCTATATTTTACTTGGATGcagcagagaggaaggaaggtGTTCAGGCTGGACAGGTCATGTAGCAGCATGATGCTGGTGTCCCAAGCTGGAAGAGCAGTTGGCAACTGTTAAAATGTAACATTCCATCCTGGCTAACAACTGCTCTCAGTTCAGTTCAACAGTTCAGCCACATGGAGAAGGTACCACATGCTTCCTTCAACTATTTTTTGTTTTAGCTACACTATCCACTGAGTTTATTGTCGTCTGAAGGTTTGGCATTTGGAAGAAAACTGTTTTCTGGATGATTTGCCTGACTGCTAATAGCTTTAATTCAAAGAAGTACTTACATTCCACCTGGTAAAAATCCAGGGATGGTTTTAGGGCTCTTGGTTATTCCATCCGTTTTTAAGGGTCTGGGAGTTAGGTGTTAATGCCTGGGAGATGGGCTTTGTGTCTCAGGGGGTGGCCCAATTGTACTGACTACAGTCCAAAAGTTTTTGGAGATGCTGCTTTTAGACTTAGCTGTTAATGTCTGGAACTGGGAGAAACCTGCTTCCAAACATTCCAATATTTTCAAGTAGGGCCTTGTTTTCATTTATAAAATTACTCAGAAACTCATTCTAAAATAACACCCAACGTGACATTTACAATTTTCAGGTGGGATGCCATTTACATCCAGGATATAAGCCTGAGTTTACGTATTCAGGGTGAATCTCGTGAGCCCTTGCCTCTTTGGAATTACAAGTTTATCATATGTTTGAGACAGATACCTCAGGTTATAAGGAGAAGTGAATTGCATCATCAGAGATGGTGCTAAAAACTGCAGACTGATAAGATGGAGATGTGGAACAACAATTTTATGACTAACAGGAATGACTCTTATCGTGAAAGTACTATCTCTGCAATATTGTGCAGACTTTTTAACTGGTGCCACATTGATCAATAGAGGGACAGCTGCAGTATGAGCATATGTATGAGTAAagcaacaattaaataattaaaaaaatccatgtaGACAATCTATTATTCCCATTAGGTTTTTGTTTGTCATCTTTAAAAACAGCTGAAGTTGAAAGATGATGCGAGCAGTGCAATAACAGTAGTGGCAACATCAAATCGCAAAATTTTTAAGTTTTTGTCAGGaatctttttgggttttgtttcttaCCATGTGTTTTCCCATAGATTCATGTCCTTTAATAGTAAGACAGTACAAGTGCAAGATTTGCCCTTGTGCAGCACATTTAATTGGAGATTTATCTGATTTTTCCATTGTACAGAAAAGTAAACTCAGCCACGTCAGTTAAATGActtaagagatttttttctttcccaccaGCTCATGAGAAGTCTGCAGTAAACTAAGTAGACTGTCTTACCCCTATTGTAATCTAGAAACAATTTGACATCACCAAACAGCATTGACTTAACTTAGTAACTTTAGAGCTATCTAGAGCTTATGACAAGTCATAAAAGATAAATTGAAATGTTGTAAACTATAAGAATGTGGTCCCACAAAATCTTGATCATACATTTATAGCAGTGTGAACTCTCATATATTCAATCCTAAGTTCACACAGCATGTACTAATCCATTTATTCAATTTTGGTTGTTATATTTACAACACCTGAAAACTGTTTTCTCCTGCAGCAAAACTACAGCAAGTTTTCCTGTTTCTGGGAGACAGAGCCTGTAGGCTGTAGGAGGATAAGCTGTGACTTCTTTCACAGAAAACCTCGTAATATAAATGGACTTTATTTGCCACCTAGTAACAGtgagtaaaaatattttctaaacaaTTTGTTCACTAGAGTAATAAAATAGACAAAAATATCCTTCCAGTGCTTATGTAATATATAGTAAGGTCAAGAAATGCACCATGATGAATCAATCAGGTATGATCTGCTAGCCTAGCAAGTttaagggaaggaaaggaatttGAATAAGATTACCACATGAATGATTTTAGCTGTCATATTATGAATCTTTATACCTGTTAGTGATATAAAAGATGAAGTCACATTTAGGTTGCTGAGATCCATGGAATAAAAATGTTGCTTAACTTGAATTTCTGATAGAGTAAATCTCTCTAGTAATTCAAATGGTTAGTATTCAGGTAATAATTTAAGAGAAATCAAAAGCAATATGTGTGGTGGGATGAGGAGGGACACCAATATCTGTTGATATAGCACATGTATGGATGAGACACCCCTTGTAGAGATAACACCAGATAACAGAGCTGTTTGTGCAGATATATTTCCAGTTTGTTGTTTTGAATAAAAATTTGGGGCTTGAACATTGGTTAAATATTACTGAAGTACAGTAATAGTGTATAAAGCAACACTCTTATTTGTGGAAAACTCCACCATTACAAgaccctttttttcctcatccaTTTCTAAGAGGAGCTCTTAAATACCAGAAATCCTGGTAGACAGCTGGAACCTGGAACAGGATAATAGTCCAGGGCAAAAAACAAAGCTGTCAGAAGCAGGAGTGAGGAGAGCAAGTCACCATGAAACCTGATGTTCCTGAAATTGCCCTAGGAAGATGGAGCCTGTGGCATCTGGGCATGTAGAGCCTAACTAAGCACACAGGATCAAGGCAAGACCTGGAGTGCTGTTTTTCCAGATGCCCATTCTGCCTTTAGCATAGCTCCCCTTGCTCAGCACACTGTGTAAGGCTGTGGTGCAAGTCAGAGACTGTGCCCAAAAGCACTGTGGGCAAGGGTCTCCTGTGCCAGAGCAATGTCTGACAATCACAGCTGGAAAACAGACCAAACCCTTTTACTTTTTACTGAAATATGTACGAGTTCAAAGCCTGTGTGTGTCACATTGCTGATACTTAGTGTGCTTTTTCTGTTGTTCTTATATTCAAAAATCTTGTTAAACAAATTTAATTTAACTTATTCTACATGGGGCTAAAAATAGCCTGTTCTGAACACTGAAAAAGGCTCCATCAAGTTAGTGTTGTATCTTACACATCTCTTACATGAGGTGCAACAAGTCTTATTTGCAATCATGTTATGAGAATAGGTTTAACATTATATACATGATGCTCATAGGCAAGCAAGAGatgcacaaaaataaaaacaactggAATAATAGAAAAATGCCCACTCTTTCTTTAAGACTGGAAAATATATCAAATTTCACTATTTTTGATATAATGCACAGGATATTGTGGTTGAAAATCAGTCAGCTAAAACAATAACTGTAAACTCACCATCtttcataatttttctttttagtccATTGTATTTCCTTGCTCTTGGAATGTGTTATCCCAGTACTAAAGCCATATTGCTGAAAATATTATGTGTGGAGATTAATTCCTTAGCAAATTAATATATAAATTCCTTaggaaaattatatatattcagattttctttctgattaagtgcaaattatttttgtgtACTTTACATTCCTTCACAAAATCTACATTTTGTACCTAGTAATGAGAGTTGAGATTTAGTTTGATATAAAAAAGTCTTCAAATTTAAAATGAACAATCCTGTGCTTAGCATTGCTGAATTCTTCAAAATGGATGCTGTAGGGAATGATACAGCATGTTTGCAACTTTTTAAAATAGTGCAGTGATGAAAATGTTCCACATTTCAAAAGTCTGTACTCAGTAGTGCCTGTGTCCATTCAGAGGAGCTGGCACCTGTGTTTTTCATACTTTCTGGAGTTGGAAGGCACTCTCTTGCCAGCCTCTGCACAACATATATAATGCCTAATCTTGATAATGTTTTCAGAAGTATGCCTGCTGCTGTCAGTCTGGATGTGATACTTTAGTTTCCTTCTACCAAAAGAAGTTTAATGTTCTTGTCTGCAGATGTCCCATTGAAACAGGATGTCCAAGGAGGCATTCTGCATCCAGCCCATCGTCAGGACTCACTCAGAAATCAAGACAATGTTTTAGTACCAATTCATCCTCCACTGATTATAAACCTCAGTGATGAAGAGGATGATGAAGAggatgatgaagatgatgatgacGAGGATGACAACTGTAaacagttttttttcttttataagcAAGTTATATGGGTTTTGTCAGCTCTTGCAATGTACCTCACAACTGGCTTGTTGTAATAACCATGAAACTTTTAGAAAAGACttgttgaaaagttttttgagaTAGTTTTCAGCTGATCTTTAAAATGTTGGAACTATTAGTCACCAGATGTGAGAAGGCAGTATTTTCTAAAGCCTGCAATCCAATTCAAATGGCCATCAAAAACTCTTCAAAATTCTGGGATGAAATTACAAGTTTGGGAGGTATTTGTTTCTGAGAAATAAACTTTTGAACAAGGGCTGTATGCACTCGTCAGTGAAAGTGAAGTCACAAGTTTTTTACAAAAGATAATTTTGAGTTAAGTAATTTTTCAGCCAATTTACCAAACTCTATAGGCAGTAATTTTTTAGAGAAAGATATTCTTAAATCTAGCAAAGAGAGTTGATGCGAAACTCTCCAGTAGTTGAACTGAATgtttttacatttatatatacatatatgttaGTACAGTTAAACCATTGACCATATCTCTCTTAGAGATAAGAGACTCATGGGGATGGAACAAATGGCACATTCCTGGAGAGTGAAAAGTGAAGGAATGATCTGCTTTCAGGCATGCATTCAGCAAATTGCTGTGCTGCCCCAACCCATTTTTCACTTTCCCACTGCCCATCAGGTTGGCTGGTAGACCAGCCTGTTAATGCCTCCTAGCCTGGCCTCAGCCTGAATATGCCACTTAAACAGTATAGAAAGCAGGGCTTTGCTAATCCTCATGGCCTTAACTGGGAGAGATCCAGAGCTCTCACTtcaccagctctgccagcaggcaTTACAGGGCTTTGTAACTTTGGGCAGAGGTTTTGTGACAAGCACTCTCTGGTGACACATTGGATCCAATTTCCTTGTGGGTATAAATGAAAGATTATTTTGAAAATGAATATTGAATATATTTTTGAATCCTTTTGAACTAACAAATGTTtgcttttagaaatattttttaactgCAATCCCATTGCACATAAAAATACCTAATATTAAGTAATCATTTTTCAGTCCAGAAGCACAGGTTGCAGTCAAAACCTAAAATAACCAAATGACAAAAATTCAAGTCATtagcatattttattattaagaATTATCAAAGGTTTTTGTATAGTTATCTTGTAATCTTTTACAAATATTTCCTGCAGATGTTTCTACCTGGATGCCTAAGACTGTTATAGATATTGAAGAGGAAAGAGCAATAAGGGATATATGCTATAAATCTGGTAAATATGAAATTAATCATTCTTTCCCTAAAAGCAATGCTTCCAATACAGTAAACTTTagtgctttttttccccatcctgGGACGTGTCTAGGAGAGTATTATGGGATTCAGAACCCTTATAAACACCAATCAACAAAAACTGTGTCTTCACCATGGCAAGATGAGTTATTACCCTTGGAAACTACTGAGCAAAACTTGCAGAAAGGCAagtattttgatttctttgcaTTGTATTTACCACTACTAAAACTGCTGTAACAGGGAGAAACTATTACATAGTTTGCACTTCCTCTCTGCTTTTTAAATtaggtaaaaataaaatattgcagAAACATATTTGTATTTGTCAGCAAATTGCACAAACACTTCATTCTTTTTGCCATATATATAGTCACACTTGTGCTGATGACCTGCATAAATTGTGGATGGAAAATGTAGAAATGGGCTATTAACACAATCTTTTCTGACATATACAACATAGATTTTTCATGTAATTTCATGATAAAGATTTATGTAGTCTAATTTTAACCATCCTAAGGTTAGGAATGTAGTTTGAATTTCTCATCTAGGCTCTCTGGTGAAAATGAAGAGAGACAGGAACTCCAATGAATCTCCTTTTTATTGAATCACCAGGCAGTGCCGAAGGGTGAGATGAGCCACTTTTCCAGAGGTGCTCCTGGACCTCTGCTGGCTCTCTTGGGTGCCTTGATGTCAAAATGTAGTCTTAAGTCAAATTTTTCTATAACTAAATTTAGATTAAATGCCTCCTTCAACTGTCTTGTAAAAGAAGAACAAAAGAGttacattttgttttgaattCTGGACTATCCAACATAATTAGGTTCAAAGGAATAtgaatttataaatatttaccTCAGTTCTTATTGTTTATCATTTACTGTTCTCTTCTAATTTCTAAAtttgaaatgtttgtttttaaaatagttttgatAAATTCTTTCTAACAAATACACAGATATATTTAGTGTATAGATGAGAGAATCAGTGACAGATGTGTGAACATACCTTTTAAGAAGTGTCTTTATTTAGTGTCATCTATCATTAGATGCATTAATAGAAAAAGATTGATTTGCTTCTCTAAAACAGTTTTTCAGTTGAGTTCTCTGAGGCTTCAGGTACTGTGATGACATGCATTCTGGAAATGCCATAAATTCCATTAGATAGGATTAATAAATATAATTCATGGGTAGAGAAAAGCTCATCAATAAGCAGGTAATTTATAGCTAGGTCTTTACTTTGGAGCCATAGTCTTCTTTAGTCTATGAGTTATGATATTTTCTAATAGAGCATGAAAGATAGACATCAGTTACACTAGACAGGAttcaaataattaataaaagagaaagaaggttATGAAATGAGAGGTTAAGAGAAATTGCACTAAACTAATCAATGGCTCATAGGGGTGGGAGGAAGAGAATGTCAGTGCCATTACCTGTGCTTACACACAGCTAAACATTCTTTCTGTTACCTTTCCAGGTGATGGCAACACGATTCCTATAAGATTTAATaatacaagaaaagaaaaggagagttCAGAAAGAAGAGTATCAATAGAGAGTATTCCCAGAACAGACCTTAAATCCTTTGACAGTGGAGGTAATATACTGTAGCATCAGTCTCTCATTGCTGAATGTCATGTGATAAATAAAATAACTAAATATGCATGCAATAAACTTCCACATTTTGCATTTGAGTTATTATGTGTTCTTTATGTTCTAGACACTCTTTCTCATGCTGAATCATTAATTATAACAATAAATCATAAACATTGTTTACGATTATATATTATGCTTATTTTAGGATTGCAGTGGAAAAAATCCTTTATGCAGATTACAGTagattttgggaaagaaagggTTCTGTGGAGTTATGGAAAAACAGGCACAGAAATGCAGACAAATTGGTTAGAGCCTGGTGCTAGTAACACACACCAAGGACGTGTGTTTGATCCCTGTATGGGCCATTCATTTAAGAGATGGCCTTGGTGATCCTTGAGTCCCTTCCCACTCAGAATACTCTGtgactgtgattctgtgactgtcTGAAGTCTAAATGCTTTCAAAAACTGTTACTTTTGTGAGACTATCCATAGTTAAGATGAAAAAGCTTTGTATTTTTCAGTTATCCTACAGAAAAATAGCAAAGCTGTAATCCTGCAACTTGTGCAACAGGATCCAATCCCTCTGCATAAACTTGGTTGACCTTAATGAAGACACACTGTTTTGACAAATTGAGTTCAGTATTGAATCATGTTAATAAAGTTGAAGAATGCCACATTCTCTTTGAATTTGCTTAATACTTAGTGATATTCAATCcttttttcataaatatttattaatgataaaaatagtaataattttagtattcttttttcccccttagtTTATCAATACAAAATAGTGCAATACCGTGCTAGGCCTGCTTCCTCTAGCTTGAAGCAAACTGGTGTGTGTCTTCTAGCTCCAGAACTATTGCACAGTAGAAATGAATCTTACATTCTGCATCTTTTCCTGTCACCTTTATGTACAAAAGTATCTTGCTTTTTGGATATTCTTTATGTCTGTATAAACAGTTAACACTGAGCCAAAATTCAATAATTGAATCTCTGTTCACAATTATATGCATTTAAAGCTTTTAACAGACTGTTTAACAACTCTGCTTACCAGActattttctctaatttttgtGAGCCTTATTAAATCAGCTATTTGGTTTCTATTCACTTCAGTTAAAAACATGCCACTTAAAAAGCAGACTGTTTGCATTGTTCACCTTTCTCAGGGTGCTCTCAAGTATAGATAACTATGAGACTTCTTTCCTGCAGGAGGTGGTGGTTCTGTGATACAGAGGAGCACATTTATTGATGGAAACAGATTTGAGGCACTACCTAGGGATAAAGAACCAATTATATCGAAGTATTCCAATGTGAAAGGTACTTCATTACTATGTATTTGCAAATTTTTAGATTAGATTACATTTGTTCCTCTGCAAGTGTGTTGAACATTATATATTTTGTGCAAAACCAATCTGAAGTGAAATTTCCATTAACAGTGTAAATTCTTTCACTGCAAGATGACAGCAGTTGTTGAATGTTATGGTTTAATTCTGCTTCTTTCAGCCAGTTTGCATCCTCTGATAGATTCAGTTATGAGTCCCTGAGTTACAAAAGTCTGATGCACATGCTAGATCACGGGGAATGCTGTGCACTTTCCACTTTGGACAAGTAAAACAGATTTGATTGTAGGTAGTATCTCACAGAACACAGGACTtaataaaaccagcaaaataTAGTTAAGGACAGAACATAACACTTGTGATAGAGTATGTTTATCAAAACCTAGTCATGTAAGCAAATTAAAATACCTACACTAAAGTACCTTAATGATAAGTTTCATCCTTTTCGTGGGAGAGTTCCAGAGTATATTTGTCAACTTACAAAATATTATTGTGAATAGATTGTTATCCAGTCATTTCTTGGCAGTTttagaataaaaggaaaaaaaaggacagatTTTGGTCTTTAAACTACCCCATAAACTGAAGCAGAAGTGTAGCATTTCTGCCTCATTTTGGCCTCAAATGGCAGGAACCATAAGTGCTTATTTACATTagcaggaaaaaagggagaacaAAGCCTCATCTTCCCAAAGAGTAGCAGGGCCAGAAGAGTACTGTGGGTACTTTACAATGCAACTTTCCCTGTGAAGTTCAGTTTGTAGTTTGAAGTGGGCTTACCTATGCAACCAGTGCTGTTGCAAATTTACCTCCATCATTTGTAGTATTTTGTTATGTTCCTGCACTGCACATGTCCAGGGTGTATCCAGATGCTACAGGCAGAAGTCATTCATGGTTCGGCCTGGCATCCTTTGAACTGCATGGGTTGGCCTCCATGGGCTCAGCCATGGGTGTTCTAGAGGTCCACACCTATGCAGTGTAGAAAAAGGATGATCTGATTTTTGCATTTAGAGTTAATTTTTAAGTTGTTCTTTAAGATTTCTTCTGCTAGAGGAAATATAGACACTGTTGCTTTCCTTCTGGGGAATGACACTTTTAATATAATTAACATGTGAAACCATGTGCCTTCCAAAGGGACCTATTATGAATTAGAggattataaaataaaaatactacaGTATTTTTGGCTATGAACATTTTTTGTGCTTTCTAAAAAGTGAATACATGTTATTTTAATCTCTCAGAAACAAACTACACTGAACTGGTAAAGAACCACCACTTTAAGGaagtaaaggaaaataaaaggatttcTGAGGAGCGAAGAAATTCTACTAGTGCAGTAACTGGCAAAGGTATTTTGAAAAAGTCATCAGCTTATTCATTTGTATTTACTAAACTGTGAGATGTTTTAGCACTATCTAGTAAATTTCTGTTCTTAGTGTCAAATAGGGGCAGCCCATTCTTGGATTGGTCTA
This region of Zonotrichia albicollis isolate bZonAlb1 chromosome 4, bZonAlb1.hap1, whole genome shotgun sequence genomic DNA includes:
- the C4H12orf50 gene encoding uncharacterized protein C12orf50 homolog translates to MEKQNYSKFSCFWETEPVGCRRISCDFFHRKPRNINGLYLPPSNNVPLKQDVQGGILHPAHRQDSLRNQDNVLVPIHPPLIINLSDEEDDEEDDEDDDDEDDNYVSTWMPKTVIDIEEERAIRDICYKSGEYYGIQNPYKHQSTKTVSSPWQDELLPLETTEQNLQKGDGNTIPIRFNNTRKEKESSERRVSIESIPRTDLKSFDSGGGGGSVIQRSTFIDGNRFEALPRDKEPIISKYSNVKETNYTELVKNHHFKEVKENKRISEERRNSTSAVTGKGIHTPDPKGKPGYQQRGQSKDDETASSSPYGRDTGRYNHLNSPEPRRSAYVVYRTVTQKPKFNGPTATPESYGQKGSKQKNQPDANRRFWTQTENYGKYTSGSSNSPAWRKRNPQAKPFSKFKITTQQSKEDMEVNKKGEKETCKGK